The following are encoded in a window of Parambassis ranga chromosome 15, fParRan2.1, whole genome shotgun sequence genomic DNA:
- the LOC114447317 gene encoding uncharacterized protein LOC114447317 isoform X1: protein MAAPIALIQGASRGLGLEFCRHILKNKSLAGVIATCRNPDGATELRGLADQHPGRLTVLKLDVDQEEDIRGAAERVKESFGRLDLIVNSSAMLHPSGKGETSLRDVSAQGIISTLTTNTVGPLVMAKYFVPLLQKGGGGFGQQPAETAKQHSGIVVNITAKVGSIGDNGLGGWYSYRMSKAALNMATRNLSIELGRSRPKVVCVSLHPGTVNTDLSRPYHRNVPKEKLFSSEYSVYCLMSIIDTLSMEKTGKAYSWDGTELPW from the exons ATGGCAGCCCCCATCGCTTTAATCCAAGGGGCCAGCAGAGGACTGGGGCTTGAATTCTGCAGgcatatattaaaaaataaaagtctagCTGGTGTGATAGCGACATGTCGAAATCCGGACGGAGCGACTGAGTTGCGGGGTCTGGCTGACCAACACCCGGGTAGACTTACCGTCCTGAAACTGGACGTGGACCAGGAGGAGGACATCCGTGGGGCTGCGGAGCGGGTTAAGGAGAGTTTCGGTCGGTTAGATTTAATCGTAAACTCATCAGCGATGCTTCACCCCTCTGGGAAAGGAGAGACCAGCCTGCGAGATGTTTCTGCACAG GGCATTATTTCCACCCTGACAACCAACACAGTGGGTCCCCTGGTCATGGCCAAGTATTTTGTCCCTCTCCTACAAAAAGGTGGCGGTGGTTTTGGACAGCAGCCTGCAGAAACAGCCAAGCAGCACAGCGGCATTGTTGTCAACATCACAGCCAAAGTGGGGTCCATTGGAGATAACG GTCTTGGTGGGTGGTACAGCTATAGAATGTCTAAAGCAGCTCTCAACATGGCAACCAGGAATTTGTCTATAGAGCTGGGCCGCAGTCGACCCAAG gtggtgtgtgtgtccttacatCCAGGAACAGTAAACACTGACCTGTCCCGGCCTTATCACAGGAATGTGCCAAAAGAAAAGTTGTTCAGCAGTGAATACTCGGTGTACTGCCTGATGAGCATCATAGATACACTGAGTATGGAAAAGACTGGGAAGGCGTACAGCTGGGACGGGACCGAACTTCCGTGGTAG
- the LOC114447317 gene encoding uncharacterized protein LOC114447317 isoform X2: protein MAAPIALIQGASRGLGLEFCRHILKNKSLAGVIATCRNPDGATELRGLADQHPGRLTVLKLDVDQEEDIRGAAERVKESFGRLDLIVNSSAMLHPSGKGETSLRDVSAQGIISTLTTNTVGPLVMAKYFVPLLQKGGGGFGQQPAETAKQHSGIVVNITAKVGSIGDNGISIVLIIVLKPCLFAYASECTNTALLFYNLLSQVLVGGTAIECLKQLSTWQPGICL, encoded by the exons ATGGCAGCCCCCATCGCTTTAATCCAAGGGGCCAGCAGAGGACTGGGGCTTGAATTCTGCAGgcatatattaaaaaataaaagtctagCTGGTGTGATAGCGACATGTCGAAATCCGGACGGAGCGACTGAGTTGCGGGGTCTGGCTGACCAACACCCGGGTAGACTTACCGTCCTGAAACTGGACGTGGACCAGGAGGAGGACATCCGTGGGGCTGCGGAGCGGGTTAAGGAGAGTTTCGGTCGGTTAGATTTAATCGTAAACTCATCAGCGATGCTTCACCCCTCTGGGAAAGGAGAGACCAGCCTGCGAGATGTTTCTGCACAG GGCATTATTTCCACCCTGACAACCAACACAGTGGGTCCCCTGGTCATGGCCAAGTATTTTGTCCCTCTCCTACAAAAAGGTGGCGGTGGTTTTGGACAGCAGCCTGCAGAAACAGCCAAGCAGCACAGCGGCATTGTTGTCAACATCACAGCCAAAGTGGGGTCCATTGGAGATAACGGTATATCTATTGTGTTGATAATTGTTCTGAAACCTTGTCTGTTCGCATATGCAAGTGAATGCACAAATACTGCCCTGCTTTTCTACAACCTCCTCTCACAGGTCTTGGTGGGTGGTACAGCTATAGAATGTCTAAAGCAGCTCTCAACATGGCAACCAGGAATTTGTCTATAG
- the nphp1 gene encoding nephrocystin-1 encodes MPPKRRGPLQLAQREVDELKKQVDSLVKDVHSHVESPEEAFRRCQDLQMSAEKTQRTLNTLTKADELAPVGNYNQRKQEEERRIQDILERLNTLSLELSPPGPSTTGNVSKDDSEDDEDDEDDDSDSDNDDDEDDDDDKDERKVVRLPHQSDPRIYTVLSNFKGEQDGDLSVQRGEVLQIIRKSADGWWMAQDTKGKRGVVPKTYLKIGSGVDDEDEEDDDDDDDDDDDDDGTEKSEEEEDELNDDRDKSASHSNWSTVRKALTEIDATDVLSAMGAIPSGFRPSTLNRLLTEEGVTYRGSHYIQPELSQSQLSFKDLFLDPDSGRVRARQVRTCVCFTLWGCRMIPTPGVGVQVLSRHIRICAFDGTQVLSNIHTVRAVYNSKSPKTWNFSPRMSGILPTLLDGDCFIRCNSASPDLGILFELGVTFIRNSTGEKGDLSCGWAFLKLTDDTGNPLPNKTYELPVNGGTPYEKDVEVEVSVTKASGVFQQMLQARRQPKLIVKLKSANSRTRMQLSLLPDCLLYCLNCVHLLALYRQLLADTLLMDRPTMQNADLICSPVLSTFPVLMDQTDLLDALRGAWLYADTGMSRAQKRDLPYLKQEFVKVYMSSVYFLLHSPSLPCHRWADPASEEQRARVIYTILDVLKHLQHTAGQMGGPEVFFDTTHQHLAFDITELTFDLLHVAR; translated from the exons ATGCCACCAAAAAGGAGGGGACCTCTGCAGCTTGCCCAAAGAGAGGTGGACGAactcaaaaaacag GTTGACAGTCTGGTGAAGGATGTGCATAGTCATGTTGAATCCCCTGAAGAGGCGTTTAGAAG ATGTCAGGACTTGCAGATGTCAGCAGAAAAGACACAAAGGACGCTAAATACACTAACAAAG GCTGATGAGCTGGCTCCAGTGGGAAACTACaatcagaggaaacaggaagaggagagacgaaTACAAGATATCTTGGAACGTCTAAACACACTTTCTCTGGAGCTTTCACCACCAGGACCCAGCACCACAGG CAATGTTTCAAAAGATGATAGTGAGgacgatgaagatgatgaagatgatgacagtgacagtgacaatgatgatgatgaagatgatgatgatgacaaagaTGAGAGGAAAGTTGTAAGACTGCCACATCAGTCAGACCCTCGCATTTACACTGTCCTCAGTAACTTCAAAGGAGAGCAGGATGGAGATTTGTCTGTTCAG AGGGGAGAGGTGTTGCAGATTATTAGGAAGTCAGCAGATGGATGGTGGATGGCTCAGGACACTAAAGGCAAGAGAGGAGTGGTTCCAAAAACCTACCTGAAG ATTGGCTCTGGTgttgatgatgaggatgaagaagatgatgatgatgatgatgatgatgatgatgatgatgatggaactGAGAagtctgaggaggaagaagatgaacTGAATGATGACAGAGACAAAAG TGCCTCCCACTCTAACTGGTCTACTGTCCGAAAGGCTCTTACTGAG attgATGCAACAGATGTGTTGTCTGCCATGGGGGCTATACCTTCAGGATTTAGACCATCAACTCTAAATAGACTGCTGACAGAGGAAG GTGTAACATACAGAGGAAGTCACTATATTCAGCCTgagctcagccaatcacagctttCATTTAAGGACCTTTTCCTGGACCCGGATAGTGGGAGG GTTCGAGCTCGTCAGGTCAGGACCTGTGTTTGTTTCACACTGTGGGGCTGCAGGATGATTCCTACTCCTGGCGTCGGTGTTCAGGTCCTCAGCAGACACATTCGCATCTGTGCCTTTGATGGAACTCAG GTCTTGAGTAACATCCACACAGTGAGGGCAGTCTACAACTCCAAGAGCCCCAAGACCTGGAACTTCTCTCCGAGG atGTCAGGTATCCTGCCCACCCTGCTGGATGGAGACTGCTTCATACGCTGCAACTCGGCATCTCCTGACCTGGGCATCCTCTTTGAGCTTGGAGTCACTTTCATACGAAAT TCTACGGGTGAGAAAGGAGATCTGAGCTGTGGCTGGGCTTTTCTCAAACTGACTGATGACACTGGAAATCCACTCCcaaacaa GACCTATGAGCTGCCAGTGAACGGAGGTACTCCCTATGAGAAGGATGTAGAAGTGGAGGTGTCTGTCACTAAAGCAT CTGGGGTTTTCCAGCAGATGCTCCAGGCCAGGCGGCAGCCCAAACTCATTGTGAAGCTGAAATCAGCCAACAGCCGGACTAGAATGCAGCTCAG TCTCCTTCCAGATTGTCTACTGTACTGTTTGAACTGCGTCCACTTGCTGGCTCTGTACAGGCAGCTGCTTGCAGACACTCTACTGATGGACAGGCCTACCATGCAGAATGCAG ATCTGATATGCAGTCCTGTACTTTCAACCTTTCCTGTGCTGATGGATCAGACTGACCTGCTGGACGCTCTCAGG GGTGCCTGGCTGTATGCTGACACCGGCATGAGCAGAGCGcagaag AGAGATTTGCCCTATCTAAAGCAGGAGTTTGTCAAAGTCTACATGTCATCTGTGTACTTCCTGCTCCACTCACCCTCCCTGCCCTGTCATCGCTGGGCTGACCCGGCCTCAGAGGAGCAGCGGGCCAGAGTCATCTATACCATCCTGGATGTTCTCAAACACCTTCAGCACACTGCCGGCCAAATGGGAGGTCCAGAGGTGTTTTTTGACACCACGCACCAGCACCTTGCTTTTGATATCACagagttgacctttgacctccttcATGTGGCTAGGTAG
- the LOC114447224 gene encoding myelin and lymphocyte protein-like, translating to MATTTSGDVLPKGARIFTTVPDLFFLPEFVFGGLVWILVASTRIFPENPLGWVMFVSIFCFIGTTLWFFIFLCGGNQSSIWPALDVGYHFVSAVFYLSASVELAYITLANGTLANSVIGQVLSEYLKIYRLDIAAVVMSYVATLLYFLHAIFSAIRWKRS from the exons ATGGCCACTACCACCTCAGGCGATGTTTTGCCCAAGGGCGCAAGGATCTTCACCACCGTTCCTGACCTGTTCTTCCTCCCTGAGTTT GTGTTCGGAGGCTTGGTCTGGATCTTGGTGGCATCGACCCGAATCTTTCCGGAAAACCCTTTGGGCTGGGTGATGTTTGTGTCCATCTTCTGCTTCATTGGGACAACGCTCTggttcttcatcttcctctgtgGAGGCAATCAGAGCAGCATCTGGCCCGCTTTG GATGTGGGCTATCACTTTGTGTCTGCGGTGTTCTACCTCAGTGCGTCGGTGGAACTGGCCTACATCACCCTTGCTAATGGTACCTTAGCTAATAGTGTCATTGGTCAGGTTTTATCTGAATATCTCAAAATTTATCGACTGGACATCGCTGCAGTG gtgatgTCTTACGTGGCCACTCTGCTGTACTTCCTACATGCCATTTTCTCTGCCATTCGATGGAAGAGATCCTAA
- the LOC114447240 gene encoding myelin and lymphocyte protein-like, with translation MAATTAQPMGSLPSGLGICTTAPDIFYLPELVFGGLVWILVASTHVDPPNPLGWVMFVSVFCFVMTFLWMIIFAAGCHKNSSGWAAADFVYHGLAVFFYLSAGVDLAYITFQKKDKEFKNYQIDIAAVVFAFVATLLYFIHVILSAIRWKHF, from the exons ATGGCTGCAACTACTGCTCAGCCTATGGGGAGCCTGCCCAGTGGACTGGGGATATGCACCACGGCACCAGATATATTTTATCTGCCTGAGCTG GTGTTTGGTGGTTTGGTGTGGATCCTGGTGGCGTCGACCCACGTGGACCCACCAAACCCTCTGGGCTGGGTGATGTTCGTCTCTGTCTTCTGCTTCGTCATGACTTTCCTCTGGATGATCATCTTCGCTGCTGGGTGTCATAAGAACAGTTCGGGCTGGGCTGCTGCT gactTTGTTTATCATGGCCTGGCGGTGTTCTTCTACCTCAGTGCAGGTGTGGATCTGGCTTACATCACCTTCCAGAAGAAAGACAAGGAGTTTAAAAACTACCAGATTGACATTGCTGCTGTG gtATTTGCCTTTGTTGCCACACTCCTCTACTTCATCCACGTGATCCTCTCTGCCATCCGATGGAAGCATTTCTGA